The Kitasatospora albolonga nucleotide sequence TCCTCGGTGGCCAGGCGCAGGTGCCGGGGGCCGCGGGGACGTGGAAGGACCTCACCGACTCGGTGAACACGGTCTTCCGGAACCTGACGACGCAGGTACGGGACATCGCCCAGGTGACGACGGCGGTGGCCAGCGGAGACATGTCCCAGAAGGTCACGGTCGATGTGGCCGGGGAGATGCTGGAGCTGAAGAACACCGTCAACACGATGGTGGACCAGCTCCAGTCCTTCGGTTCCGAGGTGACGCGCGTCGCCCGGGAGGTCGGCGTCGAGGGCCGGCTCGGCGGGCAGGCCGAGGTGCCGGGCGCGGCGGGGACGTGGAAGGACCTCACGGACTCGGTGAACACCGCGTTCCGCAACCTGACCGGTCAGGTCCGGGACATCGCGCAGGTGACCACGGCCGTCGCCAACGGTGACCTCTCCCAGAAGGTCACCGTGGACGTGGCCGGGGAGATGCTGGAGCTCAAGAACACCGTCAACACGATGGTGGCGCAGCTGTCCAGCTTCGCCGACCAGGTGACGCGGATGGCCCGGGACGTGGGCACCGAGGGCCGTCTCGGCGGCCAGGCCCGGGTGGACGGTGTCTCCGGTACGTGGAAGGAGCTGACGGACTCCGTCAACTTCATGGCCGGGAACCTCACCTCCCAGGTGCGGCAGATCGCCCAGGTGACGACGGCGGTGGCGCGGGGCGACCTGTCGCAGAAGATCGACGTGGATGCCCGGGGCGAGATCCTGGAGCTCAAGAACACGATCAACACGATGGTCGACCAGCTCTCCGCCTTCGCCGACCAGGTGACGCGGGTCGCCCGCGAGGTGGGTACGGACGGGCGGCTCGGCGGTCAGGCCCAGGTGCCCGGTGTGGCCGGAGTCTGGCGCGATCTCACCGATTCGGTGAACGGCATGGCGGGGAACCTGACCGCCCAGGTCCGTAACATCGCGCAGGTCGCCACGGCGGTCGCGCGCGGTGACCTGTCGCAGAAGATCGATGTGGACGCCCGGGGCGAGATCCTGGAGCTGAAGAACACCCTGAACACGATGGTGGACCAGCTGTCCAACTTCGCGGAGCAGGTGACGCGGGTCGCGCGTGAGGTGGGTACGGAGGGCATCCTCGGCGGTCAGGCCGAGGTGCAGGGCGTCTCCGGTACGTGGAAGGACCTCACCCAGTCCGTCAACGGCATGGCGAACAACCTGACCCTCCAGGTCCGCAACATCGCCGAGGTCACCACGGCGGTCGCCAAGGGCGATCTCTCCAAGAAGATCACCGTCGACGCCAAGGGCGAGATCCTCGAACTGGTCACGACCGTCAACACGATGGTCGACCAGCTGCTGAACTTCGCGGACGAGGTCACGCGTGTGGCCCGCGAGGTGGGCACCGAGGGCATTCTCGGCGGGCAGGCGCGGGTGCGCGGGGCGACCGGCATCTGGAAGGACCTCAGCGACAACGTCAACCTGATGGCCAACAACCTGACCAGCCAGGTGCGGAATATCTCCCGGGTCTCCTCGGCGGTCGCCACCGGTGACCTGACGAAGAAGGTCACCGTGGAGGCGCGCGGCGAGGTCGCGGAGCTGGCCGACACCGTCAACACCATGGTGACGACCCTGTCTTCTTTCGCCGACGAGGTCACCCGGGTGGCCCGTGAGGTGGGTACGGAAGGCGAGCTGGGCGGCCAGGCCCGCGTGCCGGGCGTCTCGGGTACGTGGAAGGACCTCACGGAGTCCGTGAACTCGATGGCCTCCAACCTGACCGGTCAGGTGCGGCAGATCGCCACGGTCACCACGGCCATCGCCAAGGGCGATCTGACGAAGAAGATCGACATCGATGCGCGCGGGGAGATCCTGGAGCTGAAGAACACGATCAACACGATGGTCGACCAGCTCTCCTCGTTCGCCGATCAGGTGACCCGGGTCGCCCGCGAGGTGGGGACCGAGGGGCAGCTGGGCGGTCAGGCGCGGGTGCGGGACGTGGACGGCACCTGGCGCGACCTCACCGAGTCGGTGAACGAGATGGCCGGGAACCTGACCCGTCAGGTGCGCGCCATCGCGGCCGTCGCCACGGCGGTGACGCGCGGCGATCTCAACCTGAAGATCGACGTGGACGCGGCCGGGGAGATCCAGGTCCTCCAGGACAACATCAACACGATGATCGCCAACCTGCGCGACACCACGCTCGCCAACAAGGAGCAGGACTGGCTCAAGGGCAACCTCGCCCGGATCTCCGGCCTGATGCAGGGCCGCCGGGATCTGGACGACGTGGCCTCGCTCATCATGAGCGAGCTGACGCCGGTGGTCTCGGCGCAGCACGGCGCGTTCTTCCTGGCCATGTCGCCGGGCGACTCGGACGAGGTCGGTCCGGACAACGGCGACGACGGTGCGTACGAGCTGCGGATGCGGGGGAGTTACGGCTACTCCGCCGGGTCGATGCCGACCTCGTTCCGGCCCGGTGAGACGCTCATCGGGACGGCGGCCGAGGAGAAGCGGACGATCCAGGTCGACAACGTTCCGCCGGGTTACCTGAAGATCTCCTCCGGTCTCGGCGAGGCGCCGCCCGCGCATGTGATCGTGCTGCCGGTGCTCTTCGAGGGCAAGGTCCTCGGGGTGATCGAGCTGGCCTCCTTCCAGCCGTTCACGCACATCCAGCGGGACTTCCTCAACCAGCTGGCCGAGATGATCGCGACGAGCGTCAACACGATCAGCGTCAACACCAAGACCGAGAAGCTCCTTGAGCAGTCCCAGGAGCTGACCGAGCAACTGCGCGACCGCTCGCAGGAGCTGGAGAACCGGCAGAAGGCCCTCCAGGCGTCCAACGCCGAACTGGAGGAGAAGGCCGAGCTGCTGGCCCAGCAGAACCGCGACATCGAGGTGAAGAACACCGAGATCGAGGAGGCGCGGCAGGTCCTGGAGGAGCGCGCCGAGCAGCTCGCGGTCTCGATGCGCTACAAGTCCGAGTTCCTGGCGAACATGTCGCACGAGCTGCGCACCCCGCTCAACTCGCTGCTGATCCTGGCCAAGTTGCTGGCGGACAACGCCGAGGGGAATCTGTCGCCGAAGCAGGTCGAGTTCGCCGAGACGATCCACGGGGCCGGTTCCGACCTGCTCCAGCTGATCAACGACATCCTCGACCTGTCGAAGGTCGAGGCGGGCAAGATGGACGTCAGCCCGACCCGGATCGCTCTGGTCCAGCTCGTCGACTACGTGGAGGCGACCTTCCGCCCGCTCACCGCGGAGAAGGGCCTCGACTTCTCCGTACGGGTCTCGCCGGAGCTTCCCGCGACGCTGCACACCGATGAGCAGCGCCTTCTTCAGGTGCTGCGCAACCTTCTTTCCAACGCGGTGAAGTTCACCGACACCGGGGCGGTGGAGCTGGTGATCCGGCCGGCCGGCGCCGATGTGCCGAACGCGATCCGGGAACACCTCCTGGAGGCGGGTTCGCTGCGGGACGCGGACGCCGAGCTGATCGCCTTCTCGGTCACCGACACCGGGATCGGGATCGCGTCCAGCAAGATGCTGGTGATCTTCGAGGCGTTCAAGCAGGCGGACGGTACGACGAGCCGCAAGTACGGCGGTACCGGCCTCGGGCTCTCCATCAGCCGGGAGATCGCGCGGCTGCTCGGCGGCGAGATCCACGCGGCGAGCGAGCCCGGCCGGGGCTCGACCTTCACCCTGTACCTCCCGCTGCACCGCGCCGAACTGCCCCCGCAGGGCTTCCCGCAGGTGGGTTCCGGTTCCACCGAGGGTTCGGTCGGCGGGTCCGAGAACGGGCAGGCGCCCCAGGGCGGCGACTCCGCCCCGCTCGGCGACCCGGCCAACTCCGCGGGGGTGTTCCGGAGGCGGCGCAAGGCCCTCGGGGACGCGGCCCGGCGGCCCGCGCTGCCCGCCGGGCGGCCCGCGGGCGAGAGCGCCCCGCAGGAGGAGTGGGTGCAGGGGAGCCCGGCCGCGGCGGAGGACGCCCCGGAGCCCCGGCGGACGTTCCGGTTCCGTGGCGAGAAGGTGCTCATCGTCGACGACGACATCCGTAACGTGTTCGCGCTCACCAGCGTGCTGGAGCAGCACGGGCTGACCGTGCTCTACGCGGAGAACGGCCGTGAGGGGATCGAAGTCCTGGAGCAGAACGACAATGTGACGGTCGTGCTGATGGACATCATGATGCCCGAGATGGACGGCTACGCGACCACGACCGCGATCCGGCGGATGCCGCAGTTCGCCGGGCTGCCGATCGTGGCGCTCACCGCGAAGGCGATGAAGGGCGACCGGGAGAAGGCGATCGACTGCGGTGCTTCCGACTATGTGACGAAGCCGGTCGATCCTGATCATCTGCTTGCGGTGATGGAGCAGTGGATGCACGGAGAGTGATCGGACTCTGAGCGAATCGCTATGAGTTGTTGACCGACTGTGCTCGAACGGGTGTGAACTCGCCGTATTCGGGGAACCTTCTGGTCTCCCACCGCGTTTGCGGTATGTGCACAGTGACATCGCGGTGACAGGGTGTGGTGACGGGCGGGGTGCGGCTACCATGACCGGCACAAGGACGGACGGCGTAAGGGAGTCGTCCCCTGGGGCGGCACCCGGTGCATTTCCGGGGCGAGGAGGGCGGGCCATGGTGCAGAAGGCCAAGATCCTCCTGGTCGATGACCGGCCGGAGAATCTGCTGGCGCTGGAGGCCATCCTCTCTGCGCTCGATCAGACACTGGTCCGGGCATCGTCAGGGGAGGAGGCGCTCAAAGCGCTGCTCACGGACGACTTCGCGGTCATTCTGCTGGACGTCCAGATGCCGGGCATGGACGGTTTCGAGACCGCCGCCCACATCAAGCGGCGCGAGCGGACCCGGGACATCCCGATCATCTTCCTCACCGCGATCAACCACGGCCCGCACCACACCTTCCGGGGCTACGCGGCCGGCGCGGTGGACTACATCTCCAAGCCGTTCGACCCGTGGGTGCTGCGCGCCAAGGTCTCGGTCTTCGTCGAGCTGTACATGAAGAACTGCAAGCTCCGTGAGCAGGCCGCGCTCCTGCGGCTCCAGCTGGAGGGCGACGGCCACACGGGCGGCGGGCACGAGAAGGAGCCCGCCGGTCTGCTGGCCGAACTCTCCGCGCGGCTCGCGGCGGTCGAGGAGCAGGCGGAGGCGCTCTCCAAGCAGCTCGACGACGAGTCGGCGGACGCGGCGGCCGTCGCCACGGCGGCCCATCTCGAACGCAAGCTCACCGGTCTGCGCCGCGCGCTCGACGCGCTGGAGCCGGGCACGGGCGGCGGCACCGGGGTCCTGCCCGCGCAGAACTAGCGCCTTCGTCCGGAACGGGCCGGGCCGGTTGCGCTTCGGACACGGTACGCAGCAGCTGCGGGCGGCTTCCGGAACGCTCTCTGCCATGAGGGCGTGTCAGTTCCCGGTCCCCGCGCGGCGACACGGTCGGGTGAACCAGTAGGCGAACGTGTTCACGGGCGTGGACAGCGGTAACCTCGGCATCATGGCCTCACGTACGTCCGGCAAGGGTTCCCAGGGCACGGCGGGCACCGCGAAGCGCGTCGGCCGTACTCCGGGTCCGGCGAAGAAAGCCGCGCCCGCCAAGAAGACCGCCCCGAAGAAGTCGAGCGCGCCCGCGAAGAGGGCCCCCGCGAAGAAGGCGGCGGCCAAGCGGCCCGCGCCCAAGCCCGCACCGTCCCCCACCAACGGCGTCTACCGGCTGGTGCGCGCGATCTGGCTGGGCACGGCCCACGGCGTCGGTGCGGTGTTCCGCTCCATAGGGCGCGGTGCGAAGGGACTTGACCCCGCCCACCGCAAGGACGGCCTCGCGCTCCTGCTCCTCGGCCTCGCGCTGATCGTGGCCGCCGGCACCTGGTCCAACCTCCAGGGGCCGGTCGGCGACCTGGTGGAGATGCTGGTGACCGGGGCGTTCGGCCGGCTCGATCTGCTCGTGCCGATACTGCTCGGCGCGATGGCCGTCCGGCTGATCCTGTATCCGGAGCGGCCCGAGGCCAACGGCCGGATCGTCATCGGGCTCTCCGCCCTGGTCGTCGGCGTCCTCGGACAGGTCCACATCGCCTGCGGTTCGCCGGGCCGCGAGGACGGCACCGAGGCCATGCAGGACGCGGGCGGGCTGATCGGCTGGGCCGCGTCCAAGCCGCTGGTCTTCATGACGGGCGAGGTGCTGGCCGTACCCCTGCTGGTGCTGCTCACCGTCTTCGGGCTGCTCGTCGTCACCGCGACCCCCGTCAACGCCATCCCGCGCCGACTGCGGCAGCTCGGCGTCCGCCTCGGCATCGTGGAACCGGCGTACGAGCCCGCCGAGGCGTACGAGGACGACGACGAGCGCTACGACGAGCAGTGGCGCGAGGCGCTGCCCGCCGGGACGCGGCGCGGTTCCGCACGCCGTCAGGCCCCGGACACCGACGCCGTGTACGACCACGACAGCGCCGAGGCGGAGGCCCTCACCAAGCGCCGGAGGCCCCGCCGCCCCGCCGCGCAGCCCGTCATGAACCGCCCCCTGGACGCCGTGGACGTCGCCGCGGCGGCGGCAGCCGCGCTCGACGGGGCCGTACTCAACGGGATGCCGCCCTCCCCGGTCGTCGCCGACCTCACCCAGGGCGTCTCGGTGGACCGGGACCGCGAACGGACCGGCACGCCCGTGCCCGGGGCCCGGGAGCCGGGCCGGGACAGCGGCGTCGGCAAGGACCGGGAGACCGGCCGGGCGGGGGCCGCTGCCGCCACCGTGCCCGGTGACCCCGCTGGCGTACCCGATCTGACCAGAGCCGTACCCGATCTGACCAAGCCCGTGCCCGAGCGGACCGGGGACCTGCCCGCCCGCGCCGAGCAGCTCCAGCTCTCCGGCGACATCACGTACGCGCTGCCCTCGCTCGACCTGCTGGAGCGCGGCGGGCCCGGCAAGAGCCGCAGCGCCGCCAACGACGCCGTCGTCGCCTCGCTCACCAACGTCTTCTCCGAGTTCAAGGTCGACGCCGTCGTCACCGGCTTCACCCGGGGCCCGACGGTCACCCGGTACGAGATCGAGCTCGGCCCCGCCGTGAAGGTCGAGAAGATCACGGCGCTCGCCAAGAACATCGCGTACGCCGTCGCCAGCCCCGACGTACGGATCATCTCGCCGATCCCGGGGAAGTCCGCCGTCGGCATCGAGATCCCCAACTCCGACCGGGAGATGGTCAACCTCGGTGACGTCCTGCGCCTCGCGGACGCGGCCGAGGACGACCACCCCATGCTCGTGGCGCTCGGCAAGAACGTCGAGGGCGGCTACGAGATGGCCAACCTGGCGAAGATGCCGCACGTCCTGGTGGCCGGTGCGACCGGCTCCGGGAAGTCCTCCTGCATCAACTGCCTGATCACCTCGATCATGGTGCGGGCCACCCCGGAGGACGTCCGGATGGTCCTGGTCGACCCCAAGCGCGTCGAGCTCACCGCGTACGAGGGCATCCCGCACCTGATCACCCCGATCATCACCAACCCCAAGAAGGCCGCCGAGGCGCTCCAGTGGGTCGTGCGGGAGATGGACCTGCGCTACGACGACCTGGCCGCCTTCGGCTACCGGCACATCGACGACTTCAACCACGCCGTGCGCACCGGCAAGCTCAAGACGCCCGAGGGCAGCGAGCGGGAGCTCTCCCCGTACCCGTATCTCCTGGTGATCGTCGACGAGCTGGCCGACCTCATGATGGTCGCCCCGCGTGATGTGGAGGACTCGATCGTCCGCATCACCCAGCTGGCCCGCGCCGCCGGAATCCACCTGGTGCTCGCCACCCAGCGTCCCTCGGTCGACGTGGTGACCGGCCTCATCAAGGCGAACGTGCCCTCCCGGCTCGCCTTCGCCACCTCCTCCCTCGCCGACAGCCGGGTCATCCTCGACCAGCCCGGCGCCGAGAAGCTCATCGGCAAGGGCGACGGCCTCTTCCTCCCGATGGGCGCCAACAAGCCCACCCGTATGCAGGGCGCCTTCGTCACCGAGGACGAGGTCGCGGCCGTCGTCCAGCACTGCAAGGACCAGATGGCCCCGGTCTTCCGGGACGACGTCGTGGTCGGTACGAAGCAGAAGAAGGAGATCGACGAGGACATCGGCGACGACCTCGACCTGCTCTGCCAGGCCGCCGAGCTGGTCGTCTCCACCCAGTTCGGGTCGACCTCGATGCTCCAGCGCAAGCTGCGCGTCGGCTTCGCGAAGGCGGGGCGGCTGATGGACCTCATGGAGTCCCGGAACATCGTCGGACCCAGCGAGGGGTCCAAGGCGCGCGACGTCATGGTGAAACCGGACGAGCTCGACGGGGTGTTGGCCGTCATCCGCGGGGAATCCGCACCGCAGGGGTGACATCTGGTCGTGGTCCTTGACGGTGGCATCGGGTCCCGTATCCGCTGAGGGACCCGTACATCCATAGCGGTGACACCGGGGCCGTAAAGGTGAATCAGCCCGTAAAGGTTCTGTGGGCAACCGTTTCGTGCGGCCGTACGTCAAGTTGGAGGGAGGGGCGGATCGATGCTCCTCCCTCCCGCCCAGCCCGTTGTCCCCCACCCTGTTCGGCCCACTCCAGGTTGCCCAGTCCCCGATCGGGGCAGGGTCCCGCTCCCGCTCCGCCCGCGGAGAGGTCCGCGGGGCCGTCCGGCGAGCCCGATGGCGTACAAAGTCGTGCCTCCCGGTTGCCCCTCCCTTTCGTACCCCCCCTAGACTGAACATCCAGCAGGTGGCTCACGCTCGAAAGGCGCCCCCGTGTCCATCGGCAACTCCCCCGAAGACGACCGGCCTTCGATCGGTCGTGCCCTTCAGCAGGCTCGTATCGCCGCAGGTCTGACGGTCGAGGAAGTCAGCAGCTCCACCCGGGTGCGCATCCCCATCGTGCACGCGATCGAGGAGGACGACTTCTCGCGCTGCGGCGGCGACGTCTACGCACGCGGCCACATCCGCAACATCGCCCGTGCCGTCGGCATCGACCCGGAACCCCTGGTCGAGCGGTACGACGGTGATCACGGCGGCCGTCCCGCACCGACCCCCGCGGCCCCGCTGTTCGAAGCGGAGCGCATCCGTTCCGAACCGCGTCGGCCCAACTGGACCGCGGCCATGGTCGCGGCCATCGTCGCCGTGATCGGCTTCGTCGGCTTCACCCTCTTCAACGGCGGCGACGACAAGCCCTCGAACACCGCCCAGGTCGCGGAGGGCTCCAAGCCCGACAAGACCGCGGCCAAACCCTCCACCACCAAGCCGGCCGCGCCCCCGGTGCCGTCCGAGAGTGCCATCGCCGCAGCCCCCCGGGACAAGGTGACGGTCAAGCTCGGCGCGAACCAGGGCAAGAGCTGGATCTCCGTCAAGGACCACAACGGTCGGCTGCTCTTCGACGGGCTGCTGCTCGAGGGTGAGTCCAAGACCTTCCAGGACAAGGAGCGCATCGACCTCGTCCTCGGCAACGCCGGGGCGATCGAGCTCTTCGTCAACGGGAAGAAGCTCCAGGACCGCTTCGAGCCGGGTCAGGTCGAGCGGCTCTCGTACACCAAGGGTGACCCCGAGGCCGGCTGACCCCGCACCTCCTCACCGCGCCGACGGGCGCCCGGCCTGATGCCGGGCGCCCGTCGGCGTTTCCGGCGGGGCTCCCGCCTGTTACTCCCCGTAGCAGAGGAGAGCGCAGGCAACCCTGCACGGCGGGAGGGCCGCCGGGACAAAGTAGTCTTGAGTCCATGCCCGAACGCCGTACCGTCGCCCTTGTCACTCTTGGCTGCGCCCGTAACGAGGTGGACTCGGAGGAGCTTGCAGGCCGCTTGGCAGCGGACGGCTGGGACCTCGTCGAGGATGCCTCCGACGCGGATGTCGCAGTCGTCAACACCTGTGGGTTCGTCGAAGCCGCCAAGAAGGACTCCGTCGACGCCCTGCTCGAAGCCAATGATCTCAAGGACCACGGCCGCACCCAGGCCGTGGTCGCCGTCGGCTGCATGGCCGAGCGCTACGGCAAGGACCTCGCCGAGGCCCTGCCGGAGGCGGACGGCGTCCTCGGGTTCGACGACTACGCCGACATCTCCGACCGGCTCCAGACCATCCTCAACGGCGGCATCCACGCCTCGCACACCCCGCGCGACCGCCGCAAGCTGCTGCCGATCAGCCCCGCCGAGCGCCAGTCCGCCGCCGTCTCCCTGCCGGGCCACGCCCAGGAGGCGCCCGCACCGGCCCCCGCGGACCTGCCGGAAGGCGTCGCCCCGGTCTCCGGACCGCGTGCCCCGCTGCGCCGCAGGCTCGGCACCAGCCCCGTCGCGTCGGTCAAGCTCGCCTCCGGCTGCGACCGCCGCTGCTCCTTCTGCGCCATCCCCTCCTTCCGCGGCTCCTTCATCTCCCGCCGCCCCTCGGACGTGCTCCAGGAGACCCGCTGGCTGGCCGAGCAGGGCGTCAAGGAGGTCATGCTCGTCTCCGAGAACAACACCTCCTACGGCAAGGACCTCGGCGACATCCGCCTGCTGGAGACCCTGCTGCCCGAGCTGGCCGACGTGGACGGCATCGAGCGCGTCCGCGTCAGCTACCTCCAGCCCGCCGAGATGCGCCCCGGCCTCATCGACGTCCTCACCTCGACGCCGAAGGTCGCCCCGTACTTCGACCTCTCCTTCCAGCACTCCGCCCCCGGCGTGCTGCGCGCGATGCGCCGCTTCGGTGACACCGACCGCTTCCTGGAGCTGCTGGACACCATCCGGAGCAAGGCCCCCGAGGCCGGCGCGCGCTCCAACTTCATCGTCGGCTTCCCCGGCGAGACCGAGGCCGACCTCGCCGAGCTGGAACGCTTCCTCACCGGCGCCCGCCTCGACGCCATCGGCGTCTTCGGCTACTCCGACGAGGAGGGCACCGAGGCCCTCGGCTACGAGAACAAGCTCGACGCCGACACCATCGCCGAGCGCCTCGCCCACATCTCCCAGCTGGCCGAGGAGCTGACCTCGCAGCGCGCCGAGGAGCGCGTCGGGGAGACCCTCCAGGTGCTCGTGGAGTCCGTCGAGTCGGACGAGGACGGCGAGGTCGCGATCGGCCGCGCCGCACACCAGGCCCCCGAAACGGACGGCCAGGTGGTCTTCACCACACGCGAGGGACTCGTGCCGGGCCGTATGGTCGAGGCAAAGGCAGTGGGCACCGAGGGCGTGGACCTGGTGGCCGAACACCACGAGCTTGCGGAGGCAGCCAGATGACGGGAGTCCCGGCAGCCGCGACAGGCGGTCCCGGCGCGAAGCCGGTCCGCGGCGGCAAGCTGGGCACCGCGGCCGTCAACCAGGCCAGCCTGTGGAACATCGCGAACATCCTGACCATGGTGCGGCTGCTGCTCGTGCCCGGCTTCGTCCTGCTGCTGTTCCACAACGGCGGGTACGACCCGGCCTGGCGCTCCTTCGCCTGGGCGGCCTTCGCCATCGCCATGATCACCGACCTCTTCGACGGTCATCTGGCCCGGACGTACAACCTGGTCACGGACTTCGGGAAGATCGCCGACCCGATCGCCGACAAAGCGATCATGGGTGCCGCGCTGATCTCCCTGTCGATTCTGGGCGATCTCCCGTGGTGGATCACCGGGGTGATCCTCGCCCGTGAGCTGGGCATCACGCTGATGCGGTTCTGGGTGATCCGGCACGCGGTGATCCCGGCCAGCCGGGGCGGAAAGCTGAAGACCCTGGCCCAGGGCACGGCGGCCGGAATGTACGTCCTGATGCTCACGGGGCCGCTGGCCACCCTGCGGTTCTGGGTGATGATGGTGGCCGTCGTCCTGACGGTCGTGACCGGGCTCGACTACGTACGCCAGGCCGTCGTCCTGAGGCGCAGGAGCCTCGCCGCCGAGCGCGCGGCGGTGGGCCGGACCACGGAGGCGCTCCAGGAGGCGGCGGGGTCGCCCGGGGCGGCTGGTGGTTCCGGGGCCGGTGGTGCTTCCGGTGTTGCCGGTGGTGCCGCTGGAGGGGTTTCCTCCGGTGTGGGTGGTGCTGCTGGTGGGTCCGGTGTCGGTGTTACGGATGCTGATGCCGGTGTCACGGGTGTGGGGGTTACGGGGGCGACCGCGGGTCTCCCCGGAGGTCCGGCGCCGACGGGGCCGGCCGTGAGTGCGCGCGACGGCGCGGAGGCCGAGCGGTGACAGCCGCTGCCCGGGTGCTGGGGCGGCTCGGTGAGCTCGGGGAGACGCTCGCCGTCGCCGAATCACTGACGGGCGGCCTGGTGGCGGCCGAACTGACTTCCGTACCCGGAGCCTCGCGGTCCTTCCTGGGCTCGGTGACGGCGTATGCCACGCCCCTCAAGGGAGAGATCCTGGGCGTGGACACGGACCTCCTGACGCAGCGCGGCGCGGTCGATCCCGAGGTCGCGCGGCAGATGGCGGCCGGTGTGCGGCGCGCGCTCGGCGCGGACTGGGGCATCTCCACGACCGGCGTCGCGGGCCCGGAACCGCAGGACGGACAGCCCGTCGGAACGGTCTACGTTGCCGTTGCGGGACCTTCCGGCGTCGAGAAAGTGTCCGCACTGCGGTTGAATGGTTCGAGGGCGGACATCCGTAGAGAGAGTGTACGAAGCGCCCTCGATCTGCTCGTGAGCGAACTCGGTGGAAATGCGCGGGCACAGGATACGGAACAGATCGGGGGGAATTGATGTTTGCAGCCCTGAGTGAACACGACATCGCTCCCCGCACGGCCGCAGCACAAGGCGGTACGGTAGGGCGTGAAGGATGCGGCTACGCGGTCCGAGGAGGGAGCCACCGATGATTCTGCTCCGTCGCCTGTTGGGTGACGTGCTGCGTCGGCAGCGCCAGCGCCAAGGCCGTACTCTGCGCGAAGTCTCCTCGTCCGCCCGGGTCTCGCTCGGTTATCTGTCCGAGGTGGAGCGGGGGCAGAAGGAGGCATCCTCCGAGCTGCTCTCCGCGATTTGCGACGCGCTTGACGTACGGATGTCCGAGCTCATGCGGGAAGTGAGCGACGAGCTCTCGCTCGCTGAGCTGGCCGAGTCGGCAGCTGCCAGTGATCCGGTCCCAGTACCGGTTCGTCCCATGCTCAATTCCGTCTCCGTCTCGTCGGTCGCAGGAGTGCCGTCGGGACGGGTGACCATCAAGGCGCCCGCGGAAGCGGTGGACGTCGTCGCCGCCTGATCCATCACGCGGCACCGTGCTCGACCGGAGTCCCGGTCGGCCCCCACAGGGGTCGGCCGGGACTTTCGTTTTCCGTGCGGGCGGTGTGTGTGAGGCGCCGGAGAGCGGGCAGACGGAGGTTGAGGCCAACATGACTGTTTTGTTTCATTTGTGCCATCGTGGGTGGTGCGCCGAAACGGTCAGCGAAACGCCTGACGACGGTCAGCAGTACGCCTGACGGATGGGAGTGTTTGCATGTCTGTGGTGAAGAGCCCACTGTCCGAGAGCGACCTCAAGCTCGTCGGAGAAGCGCTGCAGGGCGCGCTGGTCGATCTGGTCGACCTCTCCCTCGTGGCGAAGCAGGTCCACTGGAACGTGGTCGGCCCGCGCTTCCGGTCCGTGCACCTCCAGCTCGACGACGTGGTCGTCACGGCCCGGCAGCACTCCGACACGGTCGCCGAGCGCGCCTCGGCGAT carries:
- a CDS encoding transcriptional regulator, which gives rise to MILLRRLLGDVLRRQRQRQGRTLREVSSSARVSLGYLSEVERGQKEASSELLSAICDALDVRMSELMREVSDELSLAELAESAAASDPVPVPVRPMLNSVSVSSVAGVPSGRVTIKAPAEAVDVVAA
- a CDS encoding damage-inducible protein CinA, with product MTAAARVLGRLGELGETLAVAESLTGGLVAAELTSVPGASRSFLGSVTAYATPLKGEILGVDTDLLTQRGAVDPEVARQMAAGVRRALGADWGISTTGVAGPEPQDGQPVGTVYVAVAGPSGVEKVSALRLNGSRADIRRESVRSALDLLVSELGGNARAQDTEQIGGN
- a CDS encoding ribosomal protein S12 methylthiotransferase RimO; translated protein: MPERRTVALVTLGCARNEVDSEELAGRLAADGWDLVEDASDADVAVVNTCGFVEAAKKDSVDALLEANDLKDHGRTQAVVAVGCMAERYGKDLAEALPEADGVLGFDDYADISDRLQTILNGGIHASHTPRDRRKLLPISPAERQSAAVSLPGHAQEAPAPAPADLPEGVAPVSGPRAPLRRRLGTSPVASVKLASGCDRRCSFCAIPSFRGSFISRRPSDVLQETRWLAEQGVKEVMLVSENNTSYGKDLGDIRLLETLLPELADVDGIERVRVSYLQPAEMRPGLIDVLTSTPKVAPYFDLSFQHSAPGVLRAMRRFGDTDRFLELLDTIRSKAPEAGARSNFIVGFPGETEADLAELERFLTGARLDAIGVFGYSDEEGTEALGYENKLDADTIAERLAHISQLAEELTSQRAEERVGETLQVLVESVESDEDGEVAIGRAAHQAPETDGQVVFTTREGLVPGRMVEAKAVGTEGVDLVAEHHELAEAAR
- a CDS encoding CDP-diacylglycerol--glycerol-3-phosphate 3-phosphatidyltransferase; its protein translation is MTGVPAAATGGPGAKPVRGGKLGTAAVNQASLWNIANILTMVRLLLVPGFVLLLFHNGGYDPAWRSFAWAAFAIAMITDLFDGHLARTYNLVTDFGKIADPIADKAIMGAALISLSILGDLPWWITGVILARELGITLMRFWVIRHAVIPASRGGKLKTLAQGTAAGMYVLMLTGPLATLRFWVMMVAVVLTVVTGLDYVRQAVVLRRRSLAAERAAVGRTTEALQEAAGSPGAAGGSGAGGASGVAGGAAGGVSSGVGGAAGGSGVGVTDADAGVTGVGVTGATAGLPGGPAPTGPAVSARDGAEAER
- a CDS encoding cell division protein FtsK, which translates into the protein MASRTSGKGSQGTAGTAKRVGRTPGPAKKAAPAKKTAPKKSSAPAKRAPAKKAAAKRPAPKPAPSPTNGVYRLVRAIWLGTAHGVGAVFRSIGRGAKGLDPAHRKDGLALLLLGLALIVAAGTWSNLQGPVGDLVEMLVTGAFGRLDLLVPILLGAMAVRLILYPERPEANGRIVIGLSALVVGVLGQVHIACGSPGREDGTEAMQDAGGLIGWAASKPLVFMTGEVLAVPLLVLLTVFGLLVVTATPVNAIPRRLRQLGVRLGIVEPAYEPAEAYEDDDERYDEQWREALPAGTRRGSARRQAPDTDAVYDHDSAEAEALTKRRRPRRPAAQPVMNRPLDAVDVAAAAAAALDGAVLNGMPPSPVVADLTQGVSVDRDRERTGTPVPGAREPGRDSGVGKDRETGRAGAAAATVPGDPAGVPDLTRAVPDLTKPVPERTGDLPARAEQLQLSGDITYALPSLDLLERGGPGKSRSAANDAVVASLTNVFSEFKVDAVVTGFTRGPTVTRYEIELGPAVKVEKITALAKNIAYAVASPDVRIISPIPGKSAVGIEIPNSDREMVNLGDVLRLADAAEDDHPMLVALGKNVEGGYEMANLAKMPHVLVAGATGSGKSSCINCLITSIMVRATPEDVRMVLVDPKRVELTAYEGIPHLITPIITNPKKAAEALQWVVREMDLRYDDLAAFGYRHIDDFNHAVRTGKLKTPEGSERELSPYPYLLVIVDELADLMMVAPRDVEDSIVRITQLARAAGIHLVLATQRPSVDVVTGLIKANVPSRLAFATSSLADSRVILDQPGAEKLIGKGDGLFLPMGANKPTRMQGAFVTEDEVAAVVQHCKDQMAPVFRDDVVVGTKQKKEIDEDIGDDLDLLCQAAELVVSTQFGSTSMLQRKLRVGFAKAGRLMDLMESRNIVGPSEGSKARDVMVKPDELDGVLAVIRGESAPQG